A genomic region of Pyrus communis chromosome 14, drPyrComm1.1, whole genome shotgun sequence contains the following coding sequences:
- the LOC137714246 gene encoding uncharacterized protein, giving the protein MERKPTAPPRRVMVVADPTRESAGALQYALSHAVLEHDELILFFVENQNTWRNAFMTLLKIPSIASVAFATMSFEGTVGEDVDFLKEMKKVCECVQPKLRVRVERLAMEEGRDKAHTILHQSDVLGVDTIVVGQRRKISMDILGSHTWPGGRGVKAIDTADYLIENSKRTCVAVQKKGLDGGYLLNSRTHKNFWLLA; this is encoded by the exons ATGGAACGTAAACCAACTGCACCTCCGCGGCGAGTAATGGTGGTGGCCGATCCAACCCGGGAATCAGCGGGTGCACTCCAATATGCGCTTTCTCATGCAGTACTCGAACACGATGAATTGATCCTTTTCTTTGTTGAGAACCAAAATACATGGAGGAATGCATTTATGACGTTACTCAAAATACCTAGCATCGCCTCTGTGGCTTTTGCTACCATGTCCTTCGAAGGAACCGTAGGGGAGGACGTGGATTTTCTTAAGGAAATGAAGAAAGTTTGCGAATGCGTACAACCAAAACTACGTGTGCGTGTAGAGAGGTTGGCAATGGAGGAAGGCAGAGACAAAGCACACACCATTCTACATCAAAGCGACGTTCTTGGGGTTGATACCATAGTTGTAGGGCAACGACGGAAAATTTCAATGGATATTTTAGG ATCACATACGTGGCCTGGAGGGCGAGGGGTGAAGGCGATAGACACAGCGGACTACTTGATCGAAAATAGCAAGCGGACTTGTGTTGCAGTACAGAAAAAGGGGTTAGACGGAGGCTACCTTCTCAACTCAAGAACCCACAAAAATTTCTGGCTTCTGGCTTAA
- the LOC137715338 gene encoding protein NRT1/ PTR FAMILY 8.2-like — protein MAEDDMLAKAAPPEEKDVYTKDGTVDFRGNPAKRNATGTWKACPFILGNECCERLAYYGMSSNLVIYFKTQLNQTSAVAAKNNSNWSGTCYLTPLLGAFLADAYLGRYKTIASFSIIYVIGMTLLTMSASVPGMKPTCVSKDDCHANGGQTAATFIALYLIALGTGGIKPCVSSYGADQFDDDDEVEKKHKASFFNWFYFSINVGALIASSVLVWIQDNVGWGWGFGVPAVAMAIAVLSFFSGTRLYRNQKPGGSPVTRIIQVVVASVRKYKVKVPEDKSLLYETADAESSIQGSRKLDHTNEFRFFDKAAVEVQDDNIKDSKSPWRLTTVTQVEELKSIIRLLPIWATGIIFAAAYNQMSNFFVLQGTLMDVRVGHSSFEIPAASLSVFDTLSVIFWVPIYDRIIVPAARKYTGHKNGLTTLQRMGIGLFISIFSMVCAAVLELIRLRSVRQNNYYKYEHMPMSVFWQVPQYFLIGAAEVFTFIGQLEFFYDQAPDAMRSLCSALSLSTVALGNYFNSILVSIVTKTTTKDGNPGWIPDNLNYGHLDYFFWLLAMLSVLNLVVYLFISKWYTYKKTVGTLR, from the exons ATGGCAGAAGATGATATGCTCGCCAAAGCAGCACCACCAGAAGAAAAAGATGTGTACACAAAAGATGGCACAGTGGATTTCCGTGGAAACCCAGCGAAGAGAAATGCAACCGGAACCTGGAAAGCCTGCCCTTTTATTCTAG GGAATGAATGCTGTGAGAGGTTGGCATATTATGGAATGAGCTCAAATCTGGTGATTTATTTCAAGACTCAATTGAACCAGACGAGTGCTGTTGCTGCGAAAAATAACTCGAATTGGAGTGGAACTTGCTACCTTACTCCATTGCTTGGAGCTTTTCTGGCTGATGCCTATTTGGGAAGATACAAGACTATTGCCTCTTTCTCAATCATTTATGTCATT GGGATGACACTTTTGACAATGTCAGCATCGGTCCCGGGCATGAAACCAACCTGTGTTAGCAAAGATGATTGCCATGCAAATGGTGGACAAACTGCAGCAACTTTCATAGCGCTTTACCTAATAGCATTGGGGACAGGAGGGATTAAGCCGTGTGTCTCGTCCTACGGTGCAGACCAGTTTGACGACGATGATGAGGTTGAAAAGAAGCACAAGGCTTCTTTCTtcaattggttttatttttccatCAATGTTGGTGCTTTGATTGCTAGTTCTGTGCTGGTGTGGATACAAGACAACGTGGGTTGGGGATGGGGTTTTGGTGTTCCAGCAGTGGCAATGGCAATTGCTGTGCTGAGTTTCTTTTCGGGGACTCGGTTGTATAGGAATCAGAAGCCTGGAGGTAGTCCTGTGACACGCATAATTCAGGTGGTTGTGGCGTCCGTGAGAAAATACAAGGTGAAAGTACCGGAAGACAAGTCCCTTTTGTATGAGACTGCAGATGCAGAATCTTCCATCCAAGGAAGCCGCAAGCTTGATCACACAAATGAATTCAG GTTCTTTGACAAAGCAGCGGTGGAGGTACAAGATGACAATATAAAGGACTCGAAAAGCCCATGGAGACTCACTACAGTTACTCAAGTTGAGGAGCTAAAATCAATCATAAGGCTGCTTCCCATATGGGCCACTGGTATCATCTTTGCTGCAGCCTACAATCAGATGAGCAACTTCTTTGTGTTGCAAGGCACCCTCATGGATGTTCGTGTTGGCCACTCTAGCTTCGAAATCCCAGCAGCATCTCTTTCCGTCTTTGACACCCTAAGTGTCATATTTTGGGTCCCAATATACGATCGAATCATTGTCCCGGCAGCTAGAAAATACACCGGTCACAAGAATGGCCTAACTACACTACAGAGGATGGGCATTGGCCTCTTCATCTCCATATTCTCCATGGTCTGTGCAGCAGTTTTGGAACTCATCAGACTCCGAAGTGTTCGACAGAACAACTATTACAAATACGAGCACATGCCCATGTCAGTCTTTTGGCAGGTACCTCAGTATTTCCTCATAGGAGCTGCAGAAGTTTTCACATTCATAGGACAGCTGGAGTTTTTCTATGATCAAGCCCCAGACGCCATGAGGAGCTTGTGTTCTGCTCTCTCACTCTCCACCGTTGCACTAGGAAACTACTTCAACTCTATTCTTGTCTCCATCGTTACAAAAACGACTACAAAGGACGGCAACCCTGGATGGATACCGGACAATTTGAACTACGGACACCTTGATTATTTCTTCTGGCTATTAGCAATGCTGAGTGTTCTTAACCTAGTAGTATACCTCTTCATTTCCAAGTGGTACACCTACAAGAAGACCGTCGGGACTCTGCGTTGA
- the LOC137716414 gene encoding protein OCTOPUS-like, whose amino-acid sequence MKAQTHRLSTCHRHPTKPITGFCAPCLTERLAGLDSAAAHQEPSTQNPHSGSELRRSKSCSGTRPESSSASAPDPTRRKSCNARARNTLSELFNIDDGRKGVPRKFHVELRDGDKDDGGDEARVLDLDTGADSEFKTMKELIDLEWEKKKGEGRDSKEIAGTFWGTTSVLGKKVKQWRRKQKTKKAENEGFVAEKRRETQSEVGEYALGRKSCDTDPDPGRMSLDEPRASWDGYLGPRAPHPRLTPMVSVVEESWERSPGGSAQTKDYYNSQRRRSFERPSFDRSATAEVDELKLGSNARVSPATSELFYGAKLLITEKELMSSMGSNSKLKSAEDDERVEEGSGVGIVSGHVCKNAASESTNGVDVDHQKSNRRHKKWSFWGLMQRRSEKKCVDEESADSWQKLRRVANGEEANASVSQKLIRSYSVSCRNQCRMVGLLSNVNGVGAETKSNEVKTLQRNKSARYSPSNLDHGLLRFYLTPLRSYRRSESGKSRPGSNSQYLSKNVL is encoded by the coding sequence ATGAAGGCGCAAACTCACCGCCTCTCCACCTGTCACCGCCACCCTACCAAACCCATAACCGGTTTCTGCGCCCCATGCCTCACCGAACGCCTCGCCGGCCTCGACTCCGCCGCCGCTCACCAAGAACCCTCGACCCAGAACCCCCATTCTGGGTCTGAGCTCCGGAGAAGCAAGTCGTGTTCCGGAACGAGACCCGAATCGTCGTCGGCCAGCGCCCCGGATCCGACCCGGCGCAAGTCGTGCAATGCCAGGGCCCGGAACACTCTGTCCGAGCTCTTTAACATCGACGACGGCCGCAAAGGAGTGCCGAGAAAGTTCCATGTCGAATTGAGAGATGGGGATAAGGACGATGGTGGAGACGAAGCtagggttttggatttggatacGGGTGCAGATTCGGAGTTCAAGACGATGAAAGAGTTGATAGATCTCGAGTGGGAGAAGAAGAAGGGCGAGGGTAGGGATTCGAAGGAAATTGCAGGGACATTTTGGGGAACGACGTCGGTTTTGGGCAAAAAGGTGAAGCAATGGCGGCGGAAGCAGAAGACGAAGAAGGCTGAGAACGAGGGTTTCGTGGCGGAGAAGAGGAGGGAGACCCAGTCCGAAGTGGGAGAGTACGCATTGGGGAGAAAATCGTGCGATACGGATCCCGATCCGGGTCGGATGTCATTGGACGAGCCTCGGGCTTCTTGGGACGGGTATTTGGGTCCGAGAGCCCCTCACCCGAGGCTGACCCCGATGGTTTCGGTTGTGGAAGAGAGCTGGGAGAGGAGTCCAGGCGGCTCAGCTCAGACCAAAGACTATTACAATTCGCAGCGGCGGCGGAGCTTCGAACGGCCGAGTTTCGATCGGTCCGCAACGGCGGAGGTTGATGAGCTGAAGTTGGGATCAAATGCTAGAGTCTCCCCTGCCACTTCAGAGTTGTTCTATGGGGCCAAGCTGCTGATTACAGAGAAAGAATTGATGAGTTCGATGGGTTCGAATTCGAAGTTGAAATCTGCTGAAGATGATGAGCGTGTGGAGGAGGGCAGCGGCGTTGGGATTGTCTCTGGACATGTTTGCAAAAATGCGGCTTCGGAATCAACCAATGGGGTTGATGTTGATCATCAAAAGTCGAATAGGAGGCACAAGAAGTGGAGCTTTTGGGGTTTGATGCAGAGGAGAAGCGAGAAGAAATGCGTAGACGAAGAATCCGCGGATTCTTGGCAGAAGCTAAGGAGGGTGGCCAACGGAGAAGAAGCCAACGCCTCCGTGAGTCAGAAGCTGATTCGAAGTTACAGTGTCAGCTGCCGGAACCAGTGCAGAATGGTTGGCTTGTTAAGCAATGTGAATGGTGTTGGTGCGGAAACTAAAAGCAATGAAGTGAAGACTCTGCAGAGGAACAAGAGTGCTCGGTATTCGCCGAGCAACCTCGATCACGGGTTGCTGCGGTTCTACTTGACGCCGTTGAGGAGCTATCGGAGGAGTGAATCGGGAAAGAGCAGGCCAGGCAGCAACTCACAATATCTGTCCAAGAATGTCTTGTAG
- the LOC137715131 gene encoding uncharacterized protein isoform X2, with protein MEKANKSLELTHDELEAPAPGRASTSLTLFVASESTESNPDSSSDFSRSLSPQPNNMENAKKSVELTQDESEAFSRVVLPEPQPGVCIYNHFATRGIRVDRVEPGLVVCTLKVPPRLTDRAGNLANGAIANLVDQVGAAVHVRGLPVNVSVDISISFMSKAKLGDELEITSRVLGQRDRYCGTSILVRNKATGEVIAEGRHSLFAIHTSKL; from the exons ATGGAGAAGGCGAACAAATCCTTGGAACTGACCCACGACGAGTTAGAGGCGCCGGCGCCGGGCCGAGCTTCTACGAGCCTTACGCTCTTCGTGGCTTCCGAGTCGACCGAGTCGAATCCGGACTCGTCGTCTGATTTTTCAAGGTCTCTCTCTCCTCAGC CCAACAACATGGAGAATGCGAAGAAGTCTGTGGAGTTGACGCAGGACGAGTCAGAAGCCTTCTCGCGAGTCGTCCTTCCGGAACCCCAACCAGGGGTATGTATATACAATCATTTCGCCACCAGAGGCATCCGAGTCGACCGAGTCGAACCCGGACTCGTTGTCTGTACTCTCAAGGTCCCTCCCCGCCTCACT GATAGAGCTGGAAATTTGGCTAATGGTGCAATTGCAAACCTTGTTGATCAAGTTGGTGCTGCTGTTCATGTTAGGGGTCTCCCCGTGAACGTTTCGGTGGACATTTCCATCTCGTTCATGTCAAAGGCGAAGCTTGGT GATGAGTTAGAGATCACGTCAAGGGTGTTAGGACAACGAGATCGTTATTGTGGAACGTCGATACTTGTGAGAAACAAAGCAACTGGTGAGGTTATTGCTGAAGGTCGGCATTCATTGTTTGCTATACATACTAGCAAACTCTGA
- the LOC137715131 gene encoding uncharacterized protein isoform X3, whose protein sequence is MEKANKSLELTHDELEAPAPGRASTSLTLFVASESTESNPDSSSDFSRSLSPQPNNMENAKKSVELTQDESEAFSRVVLPEPQPGVCIYNHFATRGIRVDRVEPGLVVCTLKVPPRLTDRAGNLANGAIANLVDQVGAAVHVRGLPVNVSVDISISFMSKAKLGGPMASDCS, encoded by the exons ATGGAGAAGGCGAACAAATCCTTGGAACTGACCCACGACGAGTTAGAGGCGCCGGCGCCGGGCCGAGCTTCTACGAGCCTTACGCTCTTCGTGGCTTCCGAGTCGACCGAGTCGAATCCGGACTCGTCGTCTGATTTTTCAAGGTCTCTCTCTCCTCAGC CCAACAACATGGAGAATGCGAAGAAGTCTGTGGAGTTGACGCAGGACGAGTCAGAAGCCTTCTCGCGAGTCGTCCTTCCGGAACCCCAACCAGGGGTATGTATATACAATCATTTCGCCACCAGAGGCATCCGAGTCGACCGAGTCGAACCCGGACTCGTTGTCTGTACTCTCAAGGTCCCTCCCCGCCTCACT GATAGAGCTGGAAATTTGGCTAATGGTGCAATTGCAAACCTTGTTGATCAAGTTGGTGCTGCTGTTCATGTTAGGGGTCTCCCCGTGAACGTTTCGGTGGACATTTCCATCTCGTTCATGTCAAAGGCGAAGCTTGGT GGACCTATGGCATCTGATTGCTCTTGA
- the LOC137715131 gene encoding uncharacterized protein isoform X1, translating to MEKANKSLELTHDELEAPAPGRASTSLTLFVASESTESNPDSSSDFSRSLSPQPNNMENAKKSVELTQDESEAFSRVVLPEPQPGVCIYNHFATRGIRVDRVEPGLVVCTLKVPPRLTDRAGNLANGAIANLVDLVGASVYFRGLPMNVSVDVSISYLSKAKLGDELEITSKSLGQRGRYSGVSVLMRNKATGEMIAEGRHSLFRSAASKL from the exons ATGGAGAAGGCGAACAAATCCTTGGAACTGACCCACGACGAGTTAGAGGCGCCGGCGCCGGGCCGAGCTTCTACGAGCCTTACGCTCTTCGTGGCTTCCGAGTCGACCGAGTCGAATCCGGACTCGTCGTCTGATTTTTCAAGGTCTCTCTCTCCTCAGC CCAACAACATGGAGAATGCGAAGAAGTCTGTGGAGTTGACGCAGGACGAGTCAGAAGCCTTCTCGCGAGTCGTCCTTCCGGAACCCCAACCAGGGGTATGTATATACAATCATTTCGCCACCAGAGGCATCCGAGTCGACCGAGTCGAACCCGGACTCGTTGTCTGTACTCTCAAGGTCCCTCCCCGCCTCACT GATAGAGCTGGAAATCTGGCTAATGGTGCAATTGCAAACCTTGTTGATCTAGTTGGTGCTTCTGTTTATTTTAGGGGTCTCCCCATGAACGTTTCGGTGGACGTTTCCATCTCGTATCTGTCAAAGGCGAAGCTTGGT GATGAGTTAGAGATCACCTCAAAAAGTTTAGGACAACGAGGTCGTTATTCCGGAGTATCGGTACTTATGAGAAACAAAGCAACTGGGGAGATGATTGCTGAAGGTCGACATTCATTGTTTCGTTCTGCTGCTAGCAAACTCTGA
- the LOC137716106 gene encoding uncharacterized protein isoform X2, with product MEKAKKRLELNSDESETVSRVAIPALQIGKSSFYDAFALRGIRVERVEPGVVICSFKDRDGNLANGAIANLVDIVGGSLAFIPGLPMNVSVDISVSYVSTAKVHDELEITSRVLGRTGGYCGTIVTFRNKSTGEIIAEGRHSLFRSNAGPVPKL from the exons ATGGAGAAGGCGAAGAAGCGTCTGGAGCTGAACTCGGACGAGTCAGAGACCGTGTCGCGAGTCGCCATCCCAGCTCTCCAAATCGGAAAGTCCAGCTTCTACGATGCCTTCGCTCTGAGAGGTATCCGAGTCGAGCGAGTCGAACCCGGTGTCGTCATCTGTTCTTTCAAG GATAGAGATGGAAATTTGGCAAATGGTGCAATTGCAAACCTCGTTGATATAGTTGGTGGTTCCTTAGCTTTTATTCCGGGCCTCCCTATGAATGTTTCTGTCGACATATCCGTCTCTTATGTCTCAACTGCCAAGGTTCAT GACGAACTAGAGATAACTTCGAGGGTTTTAGGACGAACAGGAGGTTACTGTGGAACAATAGTAACATTCAGAAATAAATCAACGGGAGAGATAATAGCTGAAGGTCGACATTCATTGTTTCGTTCAAATGCTGGTCCCGTTCCCAAACTCTGA
- the LOC137716106 gene encoding uncharacterized protein isoform X1: MEKAKKRLELNSDESETVSRVAIPALQIGKSSFYDAFALRGIRVERVEPGVVICSFKVPPRLIDRDGNLANGAIANLVDIVGGSLAFIPGLPMNVSVDISVSYVSTAKVHDELEITSRVLGRTGGYCGTIVTFRNKSTGEIIAEGRHSLFRSNAGPVPKL, encoded by the exons ATGGAGAAGGCGAAGAAGCGTCTGGAGCTGAACTCGGACGAGTCAGAGACCGTGTCGCGAGTCGCCATCCCAGCTCTCCAAATCGGAAAGTCCAGCTTCTACGATGCCTTCGCTCTGAGAGGTATCCGAGTCGAGCGAGTCGAACCCGGTGTCGTCATCTGTTCTTTCAAGGTCCCTCCCCGCCTTATC GATAGAGATGGAAATTTGGCAAATGGTGCAATTGCAAACCTCGTTGATATAGTTGGTGGTTCCTTAGCTTTTATTCCGGGCCTCCCTATGAATGTTTCTGTCGACATATCCGTCTCTTATGTCTCAACTGCCAAGGTTCAT GACGAACTAGAGATAACTTCGAGGGTTTTAGGACGAACAGGAGGTTACTGTGGAACAATAGTAACATTCAGAAATAAATCAACGGGAGAGATAATAGCTGAAGGTCGACATTCATTGTTTCGTTCAAATGCTGGTCCCGTTCCCAAACTCTGA
- the LOC137715132 gene encoding uncharacterized protein isoform X1, whose protein sequence is MEKAKKCLELNSDESETVSRVAIPALQIGKSSFYEAFALRGILVERVEPGVVLCSFKVPPRLVDRDGKLANGAIANLVDIVGASVAYIPGLPMNVSVDISVSYVSTAKLHDELEITSRVLGRTGGYCGTMVIFRNKATGEIIAEGRHSLFRSNAGRVPKL, encoded by the exons ATGGAGAAGGCGAAGAAGTGTCTGGAGCTGAACTCGGACGAGTCAGAGACCGTGTCGCGAGTCGCCATCCCAGCTCTCCAAATCGGAAAGTCCAGCTTCTACGAAGCCTTCGCTCTGAGAGGTATCCTAGTCGAGCGAGTCGAACCCGGTGTCGTCCTCTGTTCTTTCAAGGTCCCTCCCCGCCTTGTC GATAGAGATGGAAAATTGGCAAATGGTGCAATTGCAAATCTCGTTGATATAGTTGGTGCCTCCGTAGCTTATATTCCGGGTCTCCCTATGAATGTTTCTGTCGACATATCGGTCTCTTATGTGTCGACTGCCAAGCTTCAT GACGAGCTAGAGATAACTTCAAGGGTTTTAGGACGAACAGGCGGTTACTGTGGAACGATGGTAATTTTCAGAAATAAAGCAACGGGAGAGATAATAGCTGAAGGTCGACATTCATTGTTTCGTTCAAATGCTGGTCGCGTTCCCAAACTCTAA
- the LOC137715132 gene encoding uncharacterized protein isoform X2 — MEKAKKCLELNSDESETVSRVAIPALQIGKSSFYEAFALRGILVERVEPGVVLCSFKDRDGKLANGAIANLVDIVGASVAYIPGLPMNVSVDISVSYVSTAKLHDELEITSRVLGRTGGYCGTMVIFRNKATGEIIAEGRHSLFRSNAGRVPKL; from the exons ATGGAGAAGGCGAAGAAGTGTCTGGAGCTGAACTCGGACGAGTCAGAGACCGTGTCGCGAGTCGCCATCCCAGCTCTCCAAATCGGAAAGTCCAGCTTCTACGAAGCCTTCGCTCTGAGAGGTATCCTAGTCGAGCGAGTCGAACCCGGTGTCGTCCTCTGTTCTTTCAAG GATAGAGATGGAAAATTGGCAAATGGTGCAATTGCAAATCTCGTTGATATAGTTGGTGCCTCCGTAGCTTATATTCCGGGTCTCCCTATGAATGTTTCTGTCGACATATCGGTCTCTTATGTGTCGACTGCCAAGCTTCAT GACGAGCTAGAGATAACTTCAAGGGTTTTAGGACGAACAGGCGGTTACTGTGGAACGATGGTAATTTTCAGAAATAAAGCAACGGGAGAGATAATAGCTGAAGGTCGACATTCATTGTTTCGTTCAAATGCTGGTCGCGTTCCCAAACTCTAA
- the LOC137715868 gene encoding calmodulin-binding receptor-like cytoplasmic kinase 2, translating into MKRTPSPHNPQANQRKQIASFRYEDGNKNKAEHKSLPVLRHIKVAMKKVAGIFTALFGQRKAASKAAALIETRRNDSRIRGISSSTDRSSVSDTRSKSSSKLKLSQSISFSSGLIETTNFSYEEILKATEKFSPANKIGEGAFGTVYKGRLADGSLVAVKRARKAASDKILETAFKNEILTLSTIEHLNLVRLYGYLEHGDERIIVVEYVANGTLREHLDGTNGNELETGERLDIAIDVAHAITYLHMYTDPPIIHRDVKSLNILITEKLRAKVADFGFARSSADPNATHISTQIKGTAGYLDPEYLKTYQLTVKSDVYSFGVVLVELMTGRRPIEPKKPTNERITTRWAIQMLKRGDAILVMDPRLRRNPASTMVLEKVLLLAQECLAPQRNSRPSMKKCAEVLWEIRKDFREKSLPSSSDVHFSANYPVRDAKMTRQTSFGIQDDEWQKFISA; encoded by the exons ATGAAGAGAACACCAAGTCCTCATAATCCGCAGGCAAATCAGAGAAAGCAAATCGCCAGTTTCCGGTATGAAGATGGTAACAAGAACAAAGCTGAGCACAAAAGTCTTCCTGTCCTGAGGCATATCAAGGTTGCCATGAAGAAAGTTGCCGGGATTTTCACAGCTCTTTTCGGACAGCGAAAGGCCGCCTCAAAGGCTGCTGCTTTGATTGAAACAAGAAGAAATGATTCTCGAATCCGGGGGATTTCGT CTTCAACTGATCGTTCGTCAGTGAGTGATACTAGGAGTAAGAGCTCGTCAAAGTTAAAGCTCTCTCAGTCCATCAGTTTTTCCAGTGGATTAATTGAGACGACGAACTTCTCTTACGAAGAGATTCTCAAAGCAACCGAAAAATTCTCTCCAGCAAATAAGATTGGTGAGGGTGCATTTGGAACGGTGTACAAGGGAAGGCTTGCAGATGGATCTCTTGTTGCTGTAAAGCGTGCTCGGAAG GCTGCATCTGACAAGATCTTAGAAACGGCGTTTAAGAATGAAATACTTACCTTGTCAACGATCGAGCATCTGAATTTGGTAAGGTTATATGGATATCTGGAGCATGGAGATGAGCGGATTATTGTGGTTGAATATGTTGCAAATGGAACGCTTCGCGAGCATTTGGATG GTACAAATGGAAATGAACTTGAAACCGGAGAACGTTTGGACATTGCTATTGATGTGGCTCATGCAATCACCTATCTTCACATGTATACAG ATCCTCCGATAATCCACAGAGACGTAAAATCTTTAAACATCCTCATCACAGAGAAACTTCGGGCTAAAGTGGCGGACTTTGGGTTTGCACGATCGTCTGCAGACCCAAATGCAACTCACATTTCAACTCAAATCAAAGGAACGGCAGGATACTTGGACCCCGAGTACCTCAAAACTTATCAACTCACCGTAAAGAGCGATGTTTACTCCTTTGGTGTCGTGCTTGTAGAACTTATGACAGGAAGACGACCCATCGAACCAAAGAAGCCAACCAATGAAAGAATTACAACAAGATGG GCAATCCAAATGTTGAAACGAGGAGACGCGATACTTGTCATGGATCCAAGGCTACGGAGAAACCCGGCATCAACGATGGTTTTGGAGAAAGTCCTCCTGCTAGCTCAGGAATGCCTTGCACCTCAAAGAAATTCAAGACCCTCCATGAAAAAATGTGCTGAAGTGTTATGGGAAATTCGAAAGGACTTTCGAGAAAAATCCCTCCCTTCTTCCTCTGATGTTCATTTTTCTGCGAATTATCCCGTCAGAGATGCAAAGATGACTCGGCAGACATCGTTTGGGATTCAAGATGATGAATGGCAGAAATTTATCTCTGCCTAA